Genomic DNA from Anaerobranca californiensis DSM 14826:
TTAATCCTGCTAAAATAACGGAGGCAATAAACAAGGCCTTTTCTGTTAGTGGAGAAGGTAATTATGGTGAAGCACTTTCATTAACACAAAGGGTATTAGAAAATTTAACTAACTACATGATATCAAAGGAAATAAAAATACCTACAATTGATGAAATTCAAGATATAGTGGAAGATACTATTTTAAAATCGAATTTTTTGATTACTGCCAAAGAATATATTGCATATAGACGGAGAAGGGATAAGATAAGGGAATCAAGGGGTAAATTTATTAAGGAATTAACGGATATAGTTAAAACAAAGGATACTGAAAATGCAAATATCAATGGAGATACCGCAATGGGCAAAATGCTACAAGCAGGGTCAATTGCTGCAAAGAGACTTTGTGAAATCAGTTTGAAAAAAGAACATATTGATGCTCACAATCAAGGTGATATACATATCCATGATCTTAATTTTTTACCATTTGGAACAACAACATGTCTACAAATACCCCTTAAAAAATTACTAGCAAATGGGTTTAACACTGGTCATGGATTTATAAGGCCTCCTAAAGATATAAAAATTGCCGCAGCTTTAGTATGTATCATTATGCAGGCAAACCAAAACGAGCAGCATGGTGGGCAATCAGTAAGTGCTTTAGATAGAGATTTGGCACCATATGTAGAGTTAACTTTTGAAAAATATGTAAAACTTTTAAATGAATTAGAGTATAGCAAAAATATAGATGAAAAGGCATGGGAATTAACAGAAAAAGATGTGGATCAAGCAATGCAAGGGATAGTTTACAATCTCAATACAATGCAATCTAGGGCAGGGGCTCAAGTTCCCTTTACCAGTATAAATTTTGGTTTAGATACTTCCAGGGCAGGAAGAGCAATTACAAAATATCTATTATTAAATTTTGAAAAAGGTTTAGGAAAAGGAGAAACTCCTTTGTTCCCCAACTTAGTCTTTTCAATGGCTAAAGGAATAAACAAAGAACCTCAAGATCCCAATTATGATCTCCGTTTATTAGCCCATAGAGTATCCTGCACCAGATTATTCCCCAACTATTCAAATCAAGATTCTTCATTTAATGCTCCATTTTTTAGAAGAAAAGACAATCCTCAAATTATCGGATACATGGGTTGTAGAACAAGGGTTATTGCTAATGTAGCTGGAGAAGAAGTTACAGATGGTAGAGGAAATTTATCATTTACCTCCATTAATTTACCAAGGATAGCTATAGAAGCTAATAAAGATCTAAATAAGTTTTTTGATATTCTAAAAGAGAAATTTATTTTAGTAAAAAATCAATTATTAGAAAGGTATGAAATTCAAAGAAATAAAAAAGTCAAAGAATTTCCTTTCTTAATGGGTCAAAAACTTTATTACAATTCTGACCATCTATCTTCAGAAGATACAATTGAAGATGCTATTAAAAACGGAACTTTATCTATTGGTTTTATTGGATTAGCAGAAACTTTGGTAGCGTTGATAGGTAAACATCATGGAGAATCTGAAGAAGCACAAGAATTAGGGTTAAGAATTGTTAGTACATTAAATTCCTGGTGTCAATTAGAATCTCAAAAACATGGGTTAAACTTTACATTATTAGCAACACCTGCTGAAGGCCTTTCTAATCGTTTTGTAGATATAGATAGACAAAGGTTTGGTGTAATTAAAGGAGTAACAGATAAAGAGTGGTATACTAATTCTTTTCATATACCAGTTGAATATAAAATAAGTGCCTATGAAAAGATTAAAATAGAATCAGCTTATAATAAATTTACTCCTGCAGGTCATATTAACTATGTGGAATTAGATAGTGCACCAATAGGAAACATTGCAGCCTTTGAACAATTGGTAAATGCCGCCTTCGAAAATGATTGTGGTTACTTTAGTGTTAATTTCCCAGTAGATCAATGTTTAGGAGAAAACTGTGATTATATCGGAATAATAACTGAAGAAGGATGTCCAAAATGTCAATCCAAAAAAATAAGGAGAATTAGAAGGGTTACAGGATATTTAGGAATCTATGAAGAGTCTTTAGATGGAGTAAACAAAGATTCATTCTTTAATAAAGGAAAGTATTATGAAGTAAAAAATAGAACTTCTCACGTAAAATTTTAATAATTTAAAAAAGCTGTTTCTTAGGGTAAAAGCTAAGATACAGCTTTTTTTTAAATCAAAAACTTAATTTTTTTGTATTTAAAGAAATTTTGAATATAAATTCCAGCAATTGCTAAATATAATGGTAAAAATATAAGAAGGCGAAAAAATGAAAACATTGTGGAAAGGTGCAATAAACTTTGGTTTAATAAATGTTCCAATTATTTAGCTCCTGAAGATACAGGAAAAAAAGCGTATAAACTATTGGTACATGCATTAAAAGAAACAGAAAAAATAGCTATAGCTAAAGTAGTAATTAGATCTAAGGAATCTCTTGTTTGTTTAAGGGTATATAATGAAATTTTGGTTATGGAAACAATGCACTATCCAGATGAAATTGAACTTATTGAAGGTTTAGCGACAGATTTTAGTCCAGAGAAATATCAAGATAACTATAGGACAAAATTATTAGAAATCATCCAAAATAAAGCCTAAATTTACTGGCTCTACCGGCATACAAATATATATACCATTAGTAAATAGCTATACTTACGAAGAAGTAAGGGAGTTTATAAGGTTAATTTATATAATAGTTAACAACCAATTTCCAGAAATAAGTACTTTAGAAAGAAAAGTTGAACAGAGGAAAGGGAAGATATATTTAGATTACTTATAAAATGTAAAAGGACAAACATTAGTGGCTACATATAGTATAAGACCAAAAGAAGGAGCACCTATATCTATGCCAGTTAAATGGGAAGAAATATATAGGGATAAATTATCTTCACAAGAATATAATATATTTAATTCAGTAGAGGGTATTGAAACTATTTATCTCTTTTTTCTAGAAGTATTATAGAATAAACAAAAAATAGATAAAGCTTATAATGTTTTGCAAAAATTATTTTAAAAAGAAGGAATTAAATATTATTTATAGAAATATTATTATAAAATATATATTTATAAAATTTAGTATAATTATATAAAGGGGGGACTACTACTTTACCTTTTCAACACTATTCAACATAAGGAGGAGATTGTCTTGAAAAAAATCCCCAATAGTAAGATTAGAAACATTGCTATTATTTCCCACGGAGGGGCAGGAAAGACATCCTTAGCAGAAAGTATGCTTTATACTGCAGGGGCAGTAAGTAGACTTGGAAGAGTTGATGATGGTACTTCAATTTTTGATTATGATCAAGAAGAAATTAAAAGGAAGATTACCATTAATACCTCAATGGCACCTTGTGAGTGGGAAGGTCACAAAATCAATATTATCGATACTCCAGGATATTTTGATTTTGTAGGAGAAGTAAAGGGTGCATTAAGGGTTGTAGATGGTACTATCCTTGTTCTTTGTGCTGCATCAGGGGTAGAAGTAGGAACGGAAATAGTGTATGATTATGCGGAAGAACAAAGATTACCAAAAATAATTTTTATTAACAAAATGGATAGGGAAAATGCAAACTTTTTTAATGTTATAGATGAACTAAAGGAAAAGTATGGAAATAAAGTCGTTCCAATTCAAATACCAATTGGAGCAGAAGCTAATTTTAAAGGTTTAGTAGATATTTTAAAAGGTAAAGCATATATTTTTGAAGGTGATAAGAAGTATGTAGAGGGGGATATTCCAAAAGATTTACTAGATAAATTTAAGGAGTATAAAGAAGCTCTAACAGAAGCTGTGGCCGAGGGTTGTGATGATTTATTGATGAAGTATTTAGAAGGAGAAGAACTGACAGAAGAAGAAATAATGCAAGGACTTAAAGACGGGGTTAAAGAAGGAAAAATATTACCTGTTTTATGTGGAAGTGCTTATAAAAATATTGGTATTCCTCAATTGCTAAGTTTTATTAACTTCGCATTACCTTCACCTATTGATAAAGGAAAAGTTAAAGCTAGGCTTAAAAATGAAGATATTGAAATCAATGTCGATGAAAAAGAAAAATTTACTGCCCTTGTGTTTAAAACCATGGCAGACCCCTATGTAGGAAAATTAACATTCTTTAGAGTATATTCAGGAACTTTAAAATCTGATTCTGTAATCTATAATGCAACTAAAAAGGTTACAGAAAGGGTAGGTCAGTTATTTTTAATGAAGGGTAAAAATCAAGAGCCAGTAGATTTTGTTCAAGCAGGTGATATTGCAGCTGTGGCAAAATTACAAGAAACATCTACAGGAGATACTTTGTGTGACAAAGAGATGGATTTAATCATAGCTCCAATAGAATTCCCAAGACCAGTGATTTCTTTTGCCGTTGAACCAAAATCTAAAAATGATGAAGAAAAAGTAGGCTCAGGTCTGGCCCGTTTTTTAGAAGAAGATCCTACCTTTAAAGTTGAAAGAAATTCAGAGACAAAACAAACTATAATTTCTGGTATGGGTGAATTACACTTAGAGATTATAGTAAATAGGTTATCAAAAAAATTTGGAGTTGATGTAGATTTAAAAAATCCTAAAATCCCTTATAAAGAAACTATAAAAGGGAAAGCAAAGGTAGAAGGTAAACACAAAAAACAATCTGGTGGTAGAGGACAATATGGCCATGTATGGATTGAATTTGAGCCACTTCCTAGAGGTGAAAAATTCCAGTTTGTTGATAAGATTTTTGGAGGAGCGGTTCCTAGAAACTATATACCGGCAGTTGAAAAAGGTTTAATTGAGGCTATGGAAGAAGGAATACTGGCAGGTTATCCTGTGGTAGATATAAAAGCTACTTTATTTGATGGTTCTTACCATAGTGTTGACTCTTCAGAAATGGCTTTTAAAATAGCAGCATCTTTAGCTTTTAAAAAGGCAATGCAACAAGCTCAACCTGTCTTATTAGAACCTATCGTAAATGCTGAGATTATAGTCCCAGAGCAATTTATGGGAGATATTATGGGCGATATGAACTCTCGAAGGGGAAGAATACTGGGGATGGAACCCCTAGGAGGAGGTTTACAGAAAGTAAAAGCCCAAGCTCCTTTAGCGGAAATGTACCGTTACTCTATTGATTTGCGTTCAATGACTCAAGGAAGAGGAAGTTTCACAATGGAATATTCCCATTACGAAGAGGTACCACCACATATTCAAGAACAGATTGTAAAAGAAGCTCAAAGGGAAAAGGAATTAGCTTCAAAATAATTAACAAACAGCCTCCTAAGAGAGGCTGTTTATGTATTAAATCTTTATAAGGGGTGAAAAAATGATTACAAAATACCTTGCATTACCAGGTCCAACAGAGGTTAATCCTGAAATTATGTTAGAAATATCTAAACCAATTTTTAATCATAGAAATGTGATTTTCAAAGATTTATTAGAAAGGGTTACAGAAAAAACTCAGAAATTGTTGAACACAAAAAATGAAGTTTATTTTTTAACTGCTTCCGGGACTGGTGCCATGGAGTGTGCTATAGTAAACACATTATCGAAAAATGATAAAATATTGGCATTAATTAATGGTTCATTTGGACAGAGGTTTGCTGATATAGCTAAACAATATGGAGCAGATGTCATTGAGTTTCATGGAGAATGGGGTAAAGGGTTTGAACTAGATAAAATAAAAAAAATTATAGATGAATTAGGGGATAATTTAAAGGGGATAACAGTTGTGCATTGTGAAACATCTACAGGAGTATTAAATGATATTGAAGCTATAAGTAAATTAAGATGTTCTGATAAAACTTTATTACTCGTTGATGGTATAAGTTCTATAGGGGCTGTAAAAGTAGAAGTAGATAAATGGAACATCGATGTTATATTAACAGGTAGTCAAAAAGTATTAGCCCTTCCACCAGGATTGGCAATAATTGCTTTTAGTTCAAAGGCAATTAAAGCCTATGAAGAAAGTGATATGCCTAAATATTATTGGGATATTGGAAAGTATAGAAAATTTTATATTGAAAATAGGGAAACACCCTATACCCCTGCCATTCCATTATTTGTAGGTTTACTTAAACAATTAGAAGTATTAGAAGAAAAAGGTTTTGATCAGGAGATAAAAAAACATGAAAAAATTGCTAATATGGTTAGATATGCTATAAGAGCAATAGGCCTTGAGTTACTAAATGATGATGATATTGCAGCAAATACTGTAACACCTATAAAGGTTCCTGATGGTATAGATTTAAAACAATTACGGAAAATTTTATTAGAAAAATACAGTGTTGATGTAGCTGGTGGACAAGGGAAACTTGAAGGAAAAATTTTTAGAATTGGTCATTTAGGTAATGTAGAACCATTATTTATTATCTCTATTTTAGCAGCTTTAGAAATGGCCCTTAAAGAACTAGGATTTGAATTTGAAGTAGGTAGAGGAGTAAAAGCTGCCCAGGAATTTTGGATTAATAACTTGAAATAATGGGAATAATATGATAAAATTCTTTAAAAATAAATATAGTTAAAGTACAATGATGTAAAGAATAGTACTCAAAAAATTCTATTCAGAGAGTCGGTGGTTGCTGTGAACCGATTAGAATTCTTGGGGAATCCACTTTACTAGTACTTAGGTCAATACCTTTAAAATAAATTGAGAGGATCTTTATTAAGATCAATCAGGGTGGCAACGCGGTAACTCGTCCCTGACCAATTAGTTTTGGTCAGGGATTTTTAAATTTGAAATTAAAATATTAAAAGGGAGGTTATAAATATGTTAGATTTAAAGGTTATTAGACAAAATCCAGAAGATATAAAAAAAGCTTTGATTAATAGAGGTGAAGATACCAAAGTAATTGATGAAATTTTAGAGTTAGATAGCCAAAGAAGAGAAAATTTGGCAAAGGTTGAGATGTTAAAGAAATTGCGAAATGACACTTCTCAAGAAATTTCCAAGTTAAAAAAAGAAAAAATTGATTGTGAAGATAAAATTTTAGAGATGAGAAAAGTAGGAGAAGAAATTAAGGAACTTGATGAATTAGTTAGAGAAATTGATGAAAAAATGACGGATATTTTACTAAGAATACCTAACATTCCCCATCAAAGTGTTCCTATAGGTCATTCAGAAGAGGATAATGTTGAAGTAAAAAGGTTTGGAGAAGCACCTAAATTCAACTTTCAACCTAAAGCCCATTGGGATATTGGGGCTGATTTAGAGATAATTGATTTTGAAAGGGCAGGTAAAGTAACGGGATCAAGGTTTATTTTTTACAAAGGTCTAGGTGCTAAACTAGAAAGGGCTCTGATAAACTTTATGTTAGATACCCATACCCAAAATGGATATACTGAAATTATTCCACCATTTATGGTTAATGCAGATAGCATGAAAGGTACAGGTCAGTTGCCTAAATTTGAAGAAGATGCCTTTAAGGTAAGTAATAATGGGTATTATTTAATTCCAACGGCAGAAGTTCCTGTTACTAATTTCCACAGAGATGAAATTATCGAAGGAGATAAACTGCCAATCCTTTACACTGCTTATTCCCCTTGTTTTAGAGCAGAAGCGGGAGCCCATGGCAGAGATACAAGGGGTTTAATTAGACAACATCAATTCAATAAAGTTGAGTTAGTAAAATTTTCTCACCCTGAAAATTCTTATGAAGAGTTGGAAAAACTATTATTAGATGCAGAAAGAATTTTACAAGCTTTAGGATTACATTATAGAGTAGTAACCCTTTGTACAGGAGATTTAGGTTTCTCTGCAGCAAAAACCTATGATATAGAAGTATGGTTACCAAGTTTTAATACATTTAGGGAAATATCTTCATGTAGCAATTTTGAAGATTTTCAAGCAAGAAGGGCAAATATAAAGTTTAGACCTCAACCCAAGGAAAAAGCCCAATATTTACACACACTAAATGGTTCAGGTTTAGCAATCGGTAGAACACTAGCAGCAATATTGGAAAACTATCAACAAGAAGACGGAAGTGTATTAATTCCTAAAGTATTACAACCATATATGGGAATAGAAAAAATTACAAAAGAAATTTAGTTGACATAAATTCACAAATATTATATATTTATATACGCGGTAAACATTTAAATCAATGCAAAAAAATTGCTCAAAAAATCTTGACACAACATATTGATTATGATATAATCCTTAATGTGTCAAGACGGAGGGGTGTCCGAGCGGTTTAAGGAGCTGGTCTTGAAAACCAGTGACTCGAAAGGGCCGTGGGTTCGAATCCCACCCCCTCCGCCATTTTATATATTTTGGAGAGATGCCCGAGTAGGCCGAAGGGGGTCGCCTGCTAAGCGATTAAGCGAGACTAAAACTCGCTTCGAGGGTTCGAATCCCTCTCTCTCCGCCATTTTAATATGTGCCCGTAGCTCAGCTGGATAGAGTGTTTGACTACGAATCAAAAGGTCCCAGGTTCGAATCCTGGCGGGCACGCCATTTAAATTACTTGGTTGATTAACCAGTTTTTTTTTACAAAATGTTATGTCTCTATTGGGCGCCCGTAGCTCAGGGGATAGAGCAGTGGTTTCCTAAACCGCGTGTCGGAGGTTCGAGTCCTTTCGGGCGCACCATTTAATTAAAGGAGATTTTAACCTTGAAAGAGAAATTTATGCACTTGGCTTTAGAGCAAGCCAATAAAGCTTTCCATTTAGGGGAAGTTCCTATTGGTGCAGTGGTGGTAAGAAATGATGAAGTTATATCTTTAGGGTTTAATATGCGGGAAACTCTAAAGGATCCTACAGCCCATGCTGAGTTAATAGCAATAAGAAGGGCAGCTCAAAGGCTTCAAGGCTGGAGATTAATTGATTGCGAAATATATGTAAATGTAGAGCCATGTGCTATGTGTTGTGAAGCAATTATTCAGTCTAGGATTAAAAGGTTAATTTTTGGATTAAGGGAACCTAAGACTGGAGCTATATATTCAAAACTTCAACTTCCTCAAATAAGAAATGCTAAACTAGAAATTGAAGAAGGTATCCTTGAAGAAGAAAGTAAAATTTTACTACAAAAGTTTTTTAATAAAATAAGAAATAAAAATAAATAGTAAAATATATCATGGAGAGGTGGCTGAGTGGTCGAAGGCGCTCGCCTGGAAAGCGAGTAGACGGGGATAAACCTGTCTCGAGGGTTCAAATCCCTCTCTCTCCGCCATAAATAGCTAATTTTGGCCGTGCTAGATGGGGAGGTAGCGGTGCCCTGTACCTGCAATCCGCTATAGCAGGATTGAATGCCTATACTGAGGCTTATACTTTGTAGGGCTGGCCTAAATAAGTGGTGACGACGATTGGGTCCTACGCAATAGCACTCTATGAACCCCGTCAGGTCCGGAAGGAAGCAGCGGTAAGTAGCTGTTGCTATGTGCCGTAGGGAAGCCTGATTCGAGCTAACTGTTTAGGTATCGCCTATGAATATAAGTCGAATTTAGGGCACGGCCTTAAATTTTAAAACACCTATAATAGGTGTTTTTTGTTTTTAGTAAATAATGTTGCAAATAAGTAGAGGGATTTGTATAATAATTAAATAGGGGTGATGTAAATGGCTTACAAGGCTCTTTATAGAAAATTAAGGCCGGGCAGTTTTTCCCAAGGTTATGTTGCTCAGCAGCATATAAGAACTACACTGCAAAATAGTTTAAAAAACAAAAAAATAGCCCATGCTTATCTTTTTTCAGGGCCGAGGGGTACAGGGAAAACCAGTACTGCTAAGATTTTTGCAAAGGCATTAAATTGCTTAGAAGGCCCAACTCCAGAACCATGTAATGTTTGCAGTGTGTGTAAAAAAATTAATGAAAATAGTTCTTTAGATGTCTTAGAAATAGATGCCGCTTCTAATAGGGGAATTGATGAAATAAGGGACTTGAGGGATAAAGTTAATTATGCACCATCTGAATCGAGATATAAAGTGTACATAATAGATGAAGTACACATGCTAACAACAGAAGCCTTTAACGCTTTATTAAAAACTTTAGAAGAGCCACCTACCCATGTAGTATTTATATTGGCTACTACAGAACCCCATAAACTTCCGGCAACAATATTATCAAGATGCCAGAGATTTGATTTTAGACCATTTAAAACTGCAGAAATTTGCCAATACTTAATGGAAATTTGTGAAAACAATGGTATATATATAGAAGAAGAAGCTGCCCAGATTTTAGCGGGTAAAGCTGATGGTTCTATGAGAGATGCTTTAAGTTTATTGGATCAATTAATAGTTTATGGTGATGGTACCATAACTGCTTCTTTAGTTTTAGATGTGTTAGGTGTTTTATCACCTAGTACTATAAATGAGTTAATAGGATACATTTTTGATAGAAAATTAGATCAAGCCTTAGAACTGTTAGATATTATTATCCAGCAAGGAAAAGATATACAAAGTTTTATAGAAGATATAATTAATAGATTAAGGGATATAATG
This window encodes:
- a CDS encoding nucleoside deaminase; the encoded protein is MKEKFMHLALEQANKAFHLGEVPIGAVVVRNDEVISLGFNMRETLKDPTAHAELIAIRRAAQRLQGWRLIDCEIYVNVEPCAMCCEAIIQSRIKRLIFGLREPKTGAIYSKLQLPQIRNAKLEIEEGILEEESKILLQKFFNKIRNKNK
- the nrdD gene encoding anaerobic ribonucleoside-triphosphate reductase, with translation MYNNSNAIDLVFPTKVIKRDGRLQDFNPAKITEAINKAFSVSGEGNYGEALSLTQRVLENLTNYMISKEIKIPTIDEIQDIVEDTILKSNFLITAKEYIAYRRRRDKIRESRGKFIKELTDIVKTKDTENANINGDTAMGKMLQAGSIAAKRLCEISLKKEHIDAHNQGDIHIHDLNFLPFGTTTCLQIPLKKLLANGFNTGHGFIRPPKDIKIAAALVCIIMQANQNEQHGGQSVSALDRDLAPYVELTFEKYVKLLNELEYSKNIDEKAWELTEKDVDQAMQGIVYNLNTMQSRAGAQVPFTSINFGLDTSRAGRAITKYLLLNFEKGLGKGETPLFPNLVFSMAKGINKEPQDPNYDLRLLAHRVSCTRLFPNYSNQDSSFNAPFFRRKDNPQIIGYMGCRTRVIANVAGEEVTDGRGNLSFTSINLPRIAIEANKDLNKFFDILKEKFILVKNQLLERYEIQRNKKVKEFPFLMGQKLYYNSDHLSSEDTIEDAIKNGTLSIGFIGLAETLVALIGKHHGESEEAQELGLRIVSTLNSWCQLESQKHGLNFTLLATPAEGLSNRFVDIDRQRFGVIKGVTDKEWYTNSFHIPVEYKISAYEKIKIESAYNKFTPAGHINYVELDSAPIGNIAAFEQLVNAAFENDCGYFSVNFPVDQCLGENCDYIGIITEEGCPKCQSKKIRRIRRVTGYLGIYEESLDGVNKDSFFNKGKYYEVKNRTSHVKF
- the fusA gene encoding elongation factor G is translated as MKKIPNSKIRNIAIISHGGAGKTSLAESMLYTAGAVSRLGRVDDGTSIFDYDQEEIKRKITINTSMAPCEWEGHKINIIDTPGYFDFVGEVKGALRVVDGTILVLCAASGVEVGTEIVYDYAEEQRLPKIIFINKMDRENANFFNVIDELKEKYGNKVVPIQIPIGAEANFKGLVDILKGKAYIFEGDKKYVEGDIPKDLLDKFKEYKEALTEAVAEGCDDLLMKYLEGEELTEEEIMQGLKDGVKEGKILPVLCGSAYKNIGIPQLLSFINFALPSPIDKGKVKARLKNEDIEINVDEKEKFTALVFKTMADPYVGKLTFFRVYSGTLKSDSVIYNATKKVTERVGQLFLMKGKNQEPVDFVQAGDIAAVAKLQETSTGDTLCDKEMDLIIAPIEFPRPVISFAVEPKSKNDEEKVGSGLARFLEEDPTFKVERNSETKQTIISGMGELHLEIIVNRLSKKFGVDVDLKNPKIPYKETIKGKAKVEGKHKKQSGGRGQYGHVWIEFEPLPRGEKFQFVDKIFGGAVPRNYIPAVEKGLIEAMEEGILAGYPVVDIKATLFDGSYHSVDSSEMAFKIAASLAFKKAMQQAQPVLLEPIVNAEIIVPEQFMGDIMGDMNSRRGRILGMEPLGGGLQKVKAQAPLAEMYRYSIDLRSMTQGRGSFTMEYSHYEEVPPHIQEQIVKEAQREKELASK
- the dnaX gene encoding DNA polymerase III subunit gamma/tau, with product MAYKALYRKLRPGSFSQGYVAQQHIRTTLQNSLKNKKIAHAYLFSGPRGTGKTSTAKIFAKALNCLEGPTPEPCNVCSVCKKINENSSLDVLEIDAASNRGIDEIRDLRDKVNYAPSESRYKVYIIDEVHMLTTEAFNALLKTLEEPPTHVVFILATTEPHKLPATILSRCQRFDFRPFKTAEICQYLMEICENNGIYIEEEAAQILAGKADGSMRDALSLLDQLIVYGDGTITASLVLDVLGVLSPSTINELIGYIFDRKLDQALELLDIIIQQGKDIQSFIEDIINRLRDIMFENLKNPKGSIGLSLQELIRIIEIFIQGSKDIKNSSHPKILLETLIIKSIEGDYRKLSLLEKRIEDLEKVLNSPSFKSTPRVEVVEKVKDDKGQSSIGFNTIKNSWDKVLFAVKKESVSTHAWLKEGILDKLDGDTIEIMYEDKYLLHRENIMKENHKNIIEKVLTNIFNVDLKIKAITKEKGKKNNPKMKEKDNLVSMAEKLFGQDLVEVKD
- the serS gene encoding serine--tRNA ligase; this translates as MLDLKVIRQNPEDIKKALINRGEDTKVIDEILELDSQRRENLAKVEMLKKLRNDTSQEISKLKKEKIDCEDKILEMRKVGEEIKELDELVREIDEKMTDILLRIPNIPHQSVPIGHSEEDNVEVKRFGEAPKFNFQPKAHWDIGADLEIIDFERAGKVTGSRFIFYKGLGAKLERALINFMLDTHTQNGYTEIIPPFMVNADSMKGTGQLPKFEEDAFKVSNNGYYLIPTAEVPVTNFHRDEIIEGDKLPILYTAYSPCFRAEAGAHGRDTRGLIRQHQFNKVELVKFSHPENSYEELEKLLLDAERILQALGLHYRVVTLCTGDLGFSAAKTYDIEVWLPSFNTFREISSCSNFEDFQARRANIKFRPQPKEKAQYLHTLNGSGLAIGRTLAAILENYQQEDGSVLIPKVLQPYMGIEKITKEI
- a CDS encoding Ku protein, which gives rise to MERCNKLWFNKCSNYLAPEDTGKKAYKLLVHALKETEKIAIAKVVIRSKESLVCLRVYNEILVMETMHYPDEIELIEGLATDFSPEKYQDNYRTKLLEIIQNKA
- a CDS encoding pyridoxal-phosphate-dependent aminotransferase family protein → MITKYLALPGPTEVNPEIMLEISKPIFNHRNVIFKDLLERVTEKTQKLLNTKNEVYFLTASGTGAMECAIVNTLSKNDKILALINGSFGQRFADIAKQYGADVIEFHGEWGKGFELDKIKKIIDELGDNLKGITVVHCETSTGVLNDIEAISKLRCSDKTLLLVDGISSIGAVKVEVDKWNIDVILTGSQKVLALPPGLAIIAFSSKAIKAYEESDMPKYYWDIGKYRKFYIENRETPYTPAIPLFVGLLKQLEVLEEKGFDQEIKKHEKIANMVRYAIRAIGLELLNDDDIAANTVTPIKVPDGIDLKQLRKILLEKYSVDVAGGQGKLEGKIFRIGHLGNVEPLFIISILAALEMALKELGFEFEVGRGVKAAQEFWINNLK